AGTGCTAGTAACGAACCCAATGATGGGCTCCAAGCAATTTCTCAGGTTGAAACTGAGGCTGCGCCTTCCTAAACCTTCATGGCAGATTAGCCATTCAACTAGAGAAGACTTGGTTGCATAAAACTGCCCTTTGGagcaagaaaacaaaatcaaaagtcGTTCCAACAGATACAAAAAGCAAATTGGTGTTATGGAGTTTCGTTCAGTCCAATTAGCATTGCAAGTATCTGCCAAAGCTCGATAAAGGTTCCAAGCCAAAGAGATTTCCACGGGTCCATCGCTAGCCTGAGGAAGTTCTGATGGTACATCCCGACAAATGCATTCCATGAATGCCTCCCATGACGTATTTCCTTTAAATGATTCTGCAATTTTCCTGTACAAATCATCATCGAGCATTCCAGACCCAAGAACCAAAGTCGCAAGCTCACCCATCTTCCCATGTGAAAATCCTTCTTCGAAATTATCAGGTTTATTGTTCTTCTAAGTAAAAGGCGAGAAGCCTGACTTCCTCTTAGAGATATCATATTCTCTGCTGGTGATAGTCGCCAGTCAAGAGGAAATATGTGACCAAAGTACCTCCTACAGGATGTGTCGATGAAACCCTCCAGTGCCCCGCTATCCCGGAAGGAGGGATTGGGACAATCGAGTTCTTGAAGGAACTTTGCAACCTCATGTAAGAGAACAAGACATCTGCTTTGCCAGAAGTTCGACAGAGAACTCTTTGCTAAAAACAGATAAAGTGCATCCAATTTGTCCAGGAGCTCCATACCAAGAGAAGTAAGCTCAGAATACCAATACTTTTGAGCAGCAGAGACCAATTGTCGAAGCTCCAAAGCAACCAATTGTCCATTTCTTCGAAGAATTCTTTTGCCTATGTTTCTGACCCAATCAGCATCTGGGTTTAGAAGGTGATAAGTTCCTTGCATGTTGGTCCGTTGCTCCAAAACACCAAAGTAATTCAAACAGAACTCCCAAAAGCACCTATTTTCCATTTCCTCAACCATCTCCACACATTCTACACACTTTATAATTCTAACAATCTTCTCTCTCCAAAGATTCCAAAAGCACACCAATGAGTCAATGGAAATCTGATTCCCAGGATCCGTGGTTCAGAATACTCCATTGGGTCAACAAGCCAATCATattcccaaaaaaattagagatatttTGACGAAGATGGAAGTCCAGAATATTTCGAGCGCATAGTATTTCACCTCTGACACTTCCATTTCTCCTTGAAGCACTAAAACATTCTTTCAATTCAGCCAGGCTGCTCTGTTTGTTTAGCAGAATGCTTGATTCTACAGAAACATATTCGTAGAAGGCAATAGGCTCGGACTTTGCAAGATGTTTGGCTTTTGCTACCAGCTCCTCCTTTTGTGCAAACTGCTTCAAGGGCCACCCTTTGCTTCCAGGAGCCCAAAGGGAATAGAATAACACGTACCACAGGATATTCATTGACGCTTCTTTGTTTTGTCCACTCTTTCCAAGTAGATCAGCCTCGCGAAGGATGTCACCTTTCATCCTCACAATCTTTGCTGCCACCGAAAAGTTACCAAAGTCTTCCTCCAAACTGATAAGCTCATCAAGGCATCCTAGCCTCTTGAGTAAGTTTCGCATTGAATCAATGCAACGAAAAGCCTTCACATACTTCATCATGGCCCTGTAGTCTCCAAGGTCATAGTGATGAAGGGCACAACTCTCTAAAAAGTCTTGTtccaatttctctatttctttacttttctttactGTTCCCCTGTCCTCATTTCCCAGCCTTCTCCAACTCCCAATATATTGCAGACCCATTTCAAAGAGTTCTCCTTTGGCACAATTGGACAAGCACTTGGAGAAAAAATTTCCCCTTGCGTATGCCTCCGCTGCACGACTGTAGTGCCCAGCCAGAGAAAAACACTCTCCCGCTTTCTGCAAAGCAGATTCTCCACATTTTTCCATAAATATACTACCTGTTGaagcacaaaaaaatttaatgttaGTCCCATTTCTGGTGTCCTGATCTTTGCATAAGATTTAATAACTTCACGATGTTTAGAAGATACAAATTAGCAGAGGGACATTTGGAAGTTGCCAGAGATGCTCTTGCAGAGCTCAACCATATTGTCCGATGTCAAGATACAAAACAAGATCAACGTCCAGAGGTGACTACAATACCAAGAAGTTGCTGATAAACCAGAGTATATATGGAGTATTCAACTGATAGCCACGGCTTTCTAACCTTATGGGTGTGGTCAGTCAGTGTTAAGAACTTTGCAGCTCAAATTTTTCCAAGCTCATAAGAGTGCGTTGTcatatataaaataatcaacTTCTCAAAGCGAAGGCATAATCATGAAGTCAACGTTATTTGCAGCTGCTCCAATCACCAAAACCATTTGGGAAAAACAAGTAAGACTGaatttcttttgttggaaattttgaGAGAGAAGATTTGATCATATGAATAAACAAGAGGGTACCATGCATGTAAAAACTATTAATAAGAGCATAATTGAGATCAATGTCAAACTACCTCGTTCTTAGGCAGCTTTGACATCACTACGACGAGAAGAAATATAAAGAAGCAGCTAAAGCATATAAATTGTCCATCTTATCATTtcgaaagaaattgaaacaaaGTAAACATCATACCTGCTTTCTCGTATTCCTTCAACATGTAGAAACACTCCGCTGCAGAGTCAGCCACACCAATTGCTTCAAAAATCTCTGCAGCCTGCCTTCGAAGGTCAGAAGCCTCTTTTGGACTTAAAACATGCTTGAGATCTGCATCTGCTTTGAAAGCAGAGGCTTTAGCCAATTTCTCCCCGTATTCGTACCTTGCTCGCACAAAGCACATCGTTGCCATTCGGTAGTTACCCTCATGTAAGAGCTTGCaaagtttaaataaaaaagagagatcaaCAGCTTCTTCAGAgaaggtgaaaaaaagaaaaatagaaaaacacgGTCCTCCGTTTTTGGAAAAATCAGTGGTGTAGCCTTGAACCAAGGAAAGGCACTGCCATTGACCTGATAACCTCAAAAAAACGATAAAGATTCAAGGAAAATTGGTATCATGTGGTTTAACCATTGTGCCTAAATGAAGCAACTGgccaaattattaaaaaaccaATCAAGTTGGCAAATCGATCACCATACTTTGTACCTTAGAACGTCCACATTCTACACACTTTTTTCAGGATCAGTCATACTTCTACAGTCATTATTGTCATTCCAAAATCCCTAGCATTCACAGATCATGTTGACTCCAAATGAGGCCAATATAACAATTCCTTGAAGAGGAAacaaacaacaaagaaaagaacagaaaaacagCAAACCTTAAAACCTTGTGACTTCCACTCCTCCGGCATGCTCCTGACCTGCATTGCTTCTGCACGGGCATGATCTACCAACCTAACTTGAACGAGGCACTTCTTCTTCCAGTAGTCGAACATTGGTTTGGAGAAGTCCAGAGCATTCTCACATATCCACAATCTCTGTCTTGTCCGAGTAATTGCGACATACAATTGCTTCAATTCAGAGCATAATATATCGTGATTCACGTCATCAAAACTTGGGGAAGACCATTGAGAGCTGTTATCGAGCAAAGCTTGCTCCTTCATGTATCCATAAATGACCCCCCATTGATTTTTCAGAGGTGATGTGCCAAAGAAGTTGTGCAATAAGACGTCCTACACGATGTCATAGCAAAAAAGTTTCAAGTAAAAACATCTGATTTAAGACCGAAATGACAGATTTCAAGTTTCATGAATACATGGACAGAGCtcaaaaatttaggaaaagaatATTTGGACTCATTCTGACACACCAGCCAATCAAGATCAATCGTGA
This Eucalyptus grandis isolate ANBG69807.140 chromosome 7, ASM1654582v1, whole genome shotgun sequence DNA region includes the following protein-coding sequences:
- the LOC120296161 gene encoding uncharacterized protein LOC120296161 produces the protein MKEQALLDNSSQWSSPSFDDVNHDILCSELKQLYVAITRTRQRLWICENALDFSKPMFDYWKKKCLVQVRLVDHARAEAMQVRSMPEEWKSQGFKLLHEGNYRMATMCFVRARYEYGEKLAKASAFKADADLKHVLSPKEASDLRRQAAEIFEAIGVADSAAECFYMLKEYEKAGSIFMEKCGESALQKAGECFSLAGHYSRAAEAYARGNFFSKCLSNCAKGELFEMGLQYIGSWRRLGNEDRGTVKKSKEIEKLEQDFLESCALHHYDLGDYRAMMKYVKAFRCIDSMRNLLKRLGCLDELISLEEDFGNFSVAAKIVRMKGDILREADLLGKSGQNKEASMNILWYVLFYSLWAPGSKGWPLKQFAQKEELVAKAKHLAKSEPIAFYEYVSVESSILLNKQSSLAELKECFSASRRNGSVRGEILCARNILDFHLRQNISNFFGNMIGLLTQWSILNHGSWESDFH